A region of Saccharomyces kudriavzevii IFO 1802 strain IFO1802 genome assembly, chromosome: 14 DNA encodes the following proteins:
- the PRP2 gene encoding DEAH-box RNA-dependent ATPase PRP2 (similar to Saccharomyces cerevisiae PRP2 (YNR011C); ancestral locus Anc_6.306) — MSNLISGSGKRRVKRTYEVTSKAGSMLNAEPSFPVSRTEEDEEAEDESSTPSEPKRSRYDPNKSFISTKQGSMNYAAQGKELAESEGKAFKYGGQTSSEDEVPSKGDKLHLTHNQAKDVSVNGWKEGTNASGKAEVIHKRTNAKESYKINRQQMWEEQQLRNAMAKKNDHPDNIVVEGSDKYDYVFDSDAVIDYTNDDDDLLPEEKLQYETRLAEALETEETRICTIQETRKLLPVYQYKDELLKEIEKHQVLIIMGETGSGKTTQLPQYLVDDGYTKQGEFQIAVTQPRRVAATSVAARVADEMNVVLGKEVGYQIRFEDRTTPNKTILKYMTDGMLLREFLADSKLSKYSCIMIDEAHERTLATDILIGLLKEILPQRPALKLLISSATMNAKKFSEFFDHCPIFNVPGRRYPVDIHYTLQPEANYIHAAITTIFQIHTTQALPGDILVFLTGQEEIEKTKVKLEEIMSKLGSRTKQMLITPIYANLPQEQQSKIFQRTPENCRKVVLATNIAETSLTIDGIKYVIDPGFVKENSYVPSTGMTQLLTVPCSKASVDQRAGRAGRVGPGKCFRIFTKWSYLHELELMPKPEITRTNLSNTVLLLLSLGVTDLIKFPLMDKPSIPTLRKSLENLYILGALNSKGAITYLGKMMCEFPCEPEFAKVLYTAATHEQCQGVLEECLTIVSMLHETSSLFIGQKKEAAACVTSGVESDHMLYLEIFNQWRNSKFSRSWCQDNKIQFKTMSRVRNIRNQLFRCSEKVGLVERNEQARKKSGNTAAYVNGKITRCFISGFPMNVVQLGATGYRTMGKSSGGLNVNVHPSSILFANYKEKSQRPCKYVLYQQLMLTSKEFIRDCLVVPKEELLIEMVPQVFEGLIGDKTNRRRE; from the coding sequence ATGTCAAACCTTATATCTGGAAGTGGTAAGCGAAGAGTTAAAAGAACGTATGAAGTTACCAGTAAAGCTGGTAGCATGTTAAATGCCGAACCATCTTTTCCGGTAAGTAGGACAGAAGAGGACGAGGAAGCTGAAGACGAGAGCTCTACACCTTCAGAGCCAAAACGATCACGCTATGACCCGAATAAAAGTTTTATATCTACCAAACAAGGTTCGATGAATTATGCGGCCCAAGGGAAAGAACTGGCTGAATCAGAAGGGAAGGCTTTCAAGTATGGTGGGCAGACTTCGTCAGAGGATGAGGTTCCTTCGAAAGGAGATAAGTTACATCTTACTCATAATCAAGCCAAAGACGTATCTGTCAATGGTTGGAAAGAAGGAACAAATGCAAGTGGCAAGGCAGAAGTTATACATAAACGAACGAATGCTAAGGAGAGTTATAAAATAAACAGACAACAAATGTGGGAGGAACAACAACTGCGGAATGCTatggccaaaaaaaacgaTCACCCTGATAATATTGTAGTGGAGGGATCTGACAAGTATGATTATGTCTTCGATTCAGATGCAGTAATTGATTATAccaatgatgacgatgatttactacctgaagaaaaactgcAATATGAAACACGTTTAGCAGAGGCGCTAGAAACTGAAGAAACCCGTATATGTACCATACAAGAGACAAGGAAACTGCTGCCCGTATACCAATATAAAGATGAGTTACTTAAGGAGATTGAAAAACACCAAGTGCTGATTATAATGGGTGAAACTGGTTCAGGTAAGACTACACAGTTGCCTCAATATCTTGTGGATGATGGCTACACCAAACAGGGAGAATTCCAAATCGCCGTAACACAACCACGTCGTGTAGCAGCCACTTCTGTTGCGGCAAGAGTGGCTGATGAAATGAATGTTGTACTTGGTAAAGAAGTGGGTTATCAGATTCGTTTTGAAGATAGGACAACTCCAAATAAGACAATTCTGAAGTATATGACAGATGGTATGCTATTGAGAGAATTTCTTGCAGATTCCAAATTAAGCAAATATTCTTGCATTATGATTGATGAAGCTCATGAGCGTACCTTAGCTACAGATATCTTGATAGGTTTGTTGAAAGAGATTTTGCCGCAAAGGCCTGCTTTGAAGTTATTGATTTCATCTGCAACAATGAATGCAAAGAAATTCTCGGAATTTTTCGATCATTGTCCCATTTTCAATGTTCCTGGGAGAAGATATCCTGTAGATATTCACTACACTTTACAACCGGAGGCAAATTATATACATGCCGCTATAAcaaccatttttcaaatccaCACAACGCAAGCCTTGCCGGGGGATATACTGGTGTTTCTTACGGGGCAGGaagagattgaaaaaacaaaggtCAAGCTAGAGGAAATCATGTCTAAATTAGGTTCTCGAACAAAACAAATGCTTATAACACCTATATATGCGAATCTGCCTCAAGAGCAACAATCGAAAATCTTCCAGCGGACCCCAGAAAACTGCAGGAAGGTTGTTTTGGCAACTAATATTGCAGAAACCTCGCTGACTATTGATGGTATCAAATACGTCATTGATCCTGGATTTGTCAAGGAAAATTCATACGTACCTTCTACGGGGATGACTCAACTTTTGACGGTACCATGCTCGAAAGCTTCGGTTGATCAACGTGCCGGTAGGGCCGGTCGTGTAGGGCCCGGCAAATGCTTTAGGATTTTTACCAAATGGTCATATTTGCATGAATTAGAACTCATGCCCAAGCCTGAGATCACAAGAACAAATCTTTCTAACACTGTGttgctattattatcaCTTGGTGTTACTGATCTGATAAAGTTTCCTTTAATGGATAAACCAAGCATTCCAACATTAAGGAAGTCTTTGGAGAATTTATACATCTTAGGTGCTTTAAATAGCAAAGGGGCCATAACTTACCTAGGTAAAATGATGTGTGAGTTTCCCTGTGAACCTGAATTTGCAAAAGTGCTTTATACGGCCGCCACACATGAACAATGTCAAGGCGTATTAGAAGAGTGTTTGACTATTGTTTCGATGTTACATGAAACATCTTCGTTATTTattggccaaaaaaaggaagcTGCGGCATGTGTAACAAGTGGAGTGGAAAGTGATCACATGTTGTATTTGGAGATTTTCAATCAGTGGAGAAACTCCAAATTTTCGAGGAGTTGGTGTCAAGACAACAAAATTCAATTCAAGACGATGTCAAGGGTAAGGAACATTAGAAACCAACTATTTAGGTGTAGTGAAAAGGTTGGCTTAGTTGAAAGGAATGAACAAGCTAGAAAGAAGTCAGGTAACACAGCGGCCTATGTAAATGGCAAAATAACCCGATGCTTCATCAGTGGGTTTCCAATGAATGTTGTACAGTTGGGGGCCACTGGATATCGCACCATGGGCAAATCATCCGGCGGGCTAAACGTCAATGTTCATCCTTCAAGCATACTTTTTGCTAACTATAAAGAGAAGTCACAGAGACCATGCAAGTATGTGCTTTATCAACAACTGATGTTGACATCGAAGGAATTTATCAGGGACTGCCTGGTTGTTCCCAAGGAAGAATTGTTAATAGAGATGGTTCCGCAAGTCTTTGAAGGCTTAATCGGAGATAAAACAAACAGAAGGAGAGAATGA
- the CSE2 gene encoding Cse2p (similar to Saccharomyces cerevisiae CSE2 (YNR010W); ancestral locus Anc_6.301): MSLQNNVLNQIQQVLLPTSPDLNEPNGDIIKEESSSMENGDEKDHLTIQQQPSNLSAPSTNSNGEFIPHIFYSLHQIRKDPNNLSNQLETSTGSIRHRLKLCKSLISENEDAKKLLSKSPSEWQDIIHQREQELQIKRDVLDDLHRKLQR, from the coding sequence ATGAGTCTACAGAACAACGTTTTGAACCAAATACAGCAGGTGCTACTGCCTACAAGTCCCGATCTCAACGAACCCAACGGAGACATCataaaagaagaatctTCGTCGATGGAAAACGGTGATGAGAAAGACCACCTCACTATTCAACAGCAACCCTCCAATCTCAGCGCCCCCTCTACCAATTCCAATGGTGAATTCATACCGCATATCTTTTATTCGCTGCACCAGATAAGAAAAGACCCGAATAATCTCTCAAATCAATTAGAAACCTCGACAGGTTCCATTAGGCACCGTCTTAAACTCTGTAAATCTTTGATATCAGAAAACGAAGATGCAAAAAAACTATTGAGCAAAAGCCCATCAGAATGGCAAGATATCATTCATCAACGTGAACAAGAATTGCAAATCAAGAGAGACGTTCTGGATGACCTTCATCGCAAATTACAACGATAA
- the ATG3 gene encoding Atg3p (similar to Saccharomyces cerevisiae ATG3 (YNR007C); ancestral locus Anc_6.297): MIRSTLSSWREYLTPITHKSTFLTTGQITPEEFVQAGDYLCHMFPTWKWNEGSSDVSYRDFLPKNKQFLVIRKVPCDKRAEQCVEVEGADVDVKEFAEDGDEGDVLEYIGSETEHIQSTSEGGTKDLPIDDIDELIQDMEIKDDYENEDAEKRNGASTLFKDIAQERYYDLYIAYSTSYRVPKMYIVGFNADGSPLTPEQMFEDISPDYRTKTATIEKLPFYKNSILSVSIHPCKHANVMKILLDKVRVVRQRRRKEQQEEQEIDGAGDWEDLQDDIDDSLRVDQYLIVFLKFITSVTPSIQHDYTMEGW; the protein is encoded by the coding sequence ATGATTAGGTCTACCTTAAGTAGTTGGAGAGAATATTTAACTCCCATAACACACAAATCTACCTTTTTAACTACTGGTCAAATAACTCCCGAAGAGTTTGTACAGGCCGGTGATTATTTATGTCATATGTTTCCCACTTGGAAATGGAATGAAGGATCTTCAGACGTCAGTTATAGAGATTTTTTGCCGAAGAATAAACAGTTTCTAGTTATTAGAAAAGTCCCCTGTGATAAACGTGCCGAGCAATGTGTTGAAGTTGAAGGGGCTGACGTAGACGTGAAAGAATTTGCAGAAGATGGAGACGAAGGAGACGTTTTGGAATACATAGGCTCTGAAACGGAACATATACAAAGTACGTCAGAGGGGGGGACAAAGGATTTACCTATCGATGATATTGATGAGCTAATACAGGACatggaaatcaaagatgactatgaaaatgaggatGCAGAAAAACGTAATGGTGCAAGTACTTTGTTCAAGGACATAGCACAGGAAAGGTACTATGATCTTTACATTGCGTACTCAACCTCCTACAGAGTCCCCAAAATGTATATAGTGGGGTTTAATGCCGATGGCTCGCCACTGACCCCCGAACAGATGTTCGAAGATATATCACCAGATTATAGAACAAAGACGGCTactattgaaaaactaccattttacaaaaattcaatacTATCAGTTTCTATCCATCCATGTAAACATGCTAATGTGATGAAAATTCTGCTTGATAAAGTTCGTGTGGTCAGGCAACGAAGAAGGAAAGAGcagcaagaagaacaagaaattgatgGTGCTGGAGATTGGGAGGATTTACAGGACGATATCGATGATTCTTTACGCGTAGACCAATAtttgattgtttttctAAAGTTTATCACCAGTGTTACACCGAGTATTCAACACGATTATACCATGGAAGGTTGGTAA
- the LRO1 gene encoding phospholipid:diacylglycerol acyltransferase (similar to Saccharomyces cerevisiae LRO1 (YNR008W); ancestral locus Anc_6.298): MGTLFRRRVQNKKNDSGEDDERSPAHNKEESRNHIHHQQGLGHKRRRGISGSAKRKGHGEDFDREKDGNGKKRWRDSRRFVFILGAFLGVLLPFSFGAYHVHNSNSDLFEKFVNFDSLRVYLDDWKDVLPQGLASFIDDIQTGNYSTSSLDDLSENFAVGKQLLRDYHIEARHPVVMVPGVISTGIESWGVIGDDECDSSAHFRKRLWGSFYMLRTMVMDKVCWLKHVMLDPETGLDPPNFTLRAAQGFESTDYFIAGYWIWNKVFQNLGVIGYEPNRMTSAAYDWRLAYLDLEKRDRYFTKLKEEIELFHQLSGEKVCLIGHSMGSQIIFYFMKWVEAEGPLYGNGGRGWVDEHIDSFINAAGTLLGAPKAVPALISGEMKDTIQLNALAMYGLEKFFSRSERVKMLQTWGGIPSMLPKGEEVIWGDMHSSSEDALNNNTDTYGNFIRFERNTSDVFNKNLTMKDAINMTLAISPKWLQKRVHEQYTFGYSKTENELRDNELYHRYWSNPMEVPLPEAPHMKIYCIYGVNNPTERAYVYKEENDSSALNLTIDYESKQPVFLTEGDGTVPLVAHSMCHKWAQGASPYNPAGINVTIVEMKHQPDRFDIRGGARSAEHVDILGSAELNDYILKIASGHGDLVESRQLSNLSHWVSQMPFPM, encoded by the coding sequence ATGGGCACATTATTTCGGAGAAGGGTtcagaacaagaagaatgaTTCCGGCGAGGATGATGAGAGGAGCCCAGCTCataataaagaagaaagtagGAACCACATCCATCATCAACAAGGATTAGGCCATAAGAGAAGGAGAGGCATTAGTGGCAGTGCGAAGAGAAAAGGGCATGGtgaagattttgatagAGAAAAGGATGGAAACGGTAAAAAACGTTGGAGAGATTCCAGAagatttgttttcattcttgGTGCGTTCCTAGGTGTGCTTTTACCGTTCAGTTTTGGCGCCTATCATGTTCATAATAGCAATAGCGacttgtttgaaaaatttgtgaATTTTGATTCCCTTAGAGTATACTTGGATGACTGGAAAGATGTCCTTCCGCAAGGCTTAGCTTCATTTATTGATGATATCCAAACTGGTAACTACTCCACATCCTCTTTGGATGACCTCagtgaaaattttgccGTTGGTAAACAGCTTTTACGTGATTACCACATCGAAGCCAGACATCCTGTAGTGATGGTTCCTGGTGTCATTTCCACTGGAATTGAAAGCTGGGGAGTTATTGGAGACGATGAGTGCGACAGTTCTGCTCATTTTCGTAAACGGTTGTGGGGTAGTTTTTACATGTTGAGGACAATGGTCATGGATAAAGTTTGCTGGTTGAAACATGTAATGTTAGACCCGGAAACAGGGCTAGACCCGCCAAATTTCACGTTACGTGCAGCGCAAGGTTTCGAGTCTACTGACTACTTTATTGCAGGATATTGGATTTGGaataaagtttttcaaaatttgggaGTAATTGGCTATGAACCCAACAGGATGACAAGTGCTGCATACGATTGGAGACTGGCGTATTTGGACCTGGAAAAACGCGACAGGTATTTCACGAAGTTGAAGGAAGAGATCGAACTATTCCATCAATTGAGTGGTGAAAAAGTCTGCCTGATCGGACATTCCATGGGGTCTCAGAtcatattttattttatgaaaTGGGTAGAGGCTGAGGGCCCTCTTTATGGTAACGGTGGCCGTGGCTGGGTTGACGAGCATATCGATTCATTCATTAATGCAGCAGGAACGCTTCTGGGCGCTCCAAAGGCGGTTCCAGCCTTAATCAGTGGTGAAATGAAAGATACCATTCAATTGAATGCATTAGCTATGTACGGTTTagaaaagtttttttccagaagtGAGAGAGTGAAGATGTTACAAACGTGGGGCGGTATCCCATCAATGTTACCAAAGGGAGAAGAGGTCATCTGGGGGGACATGCACTCCTCTTCAGAAGATGCATTGAATAACAACACTGACACATACGGCAATTTCATTCGTTTTGAAAGGAACACAAGCGAcgttttcaacaaaaactTGACGATGAAAGATGCCATCAACATGACATTGGCAATTTCACCCAAATGGCTACAGAAAAGAGTGCATGAACAGTACACGTTTGGGTATTCCAAGACAGAGAATGAATTAAGGGACAACGAGCTATACCACAGGTACTGGTCAAACCCAATGGAGGTGCCACTTCCAGAAGCCCCTCACATGAAGATCTACTGTATATACGGAGTGAATAATCCGACAGAAAGGGCGTATGTGTAcaaggaagaaaacgaCTCGTCCGCTCTGAATTTGACCATCGACTATGAAAGCAAGCAGCCAGTATTCCTCACGGAAGGTGACGGGACCGTCCCCCTTGTAGCGCATTCGATGTGCCACAAGTGGGCCCAGGGCGCCTCGCCCTACAATCCTGCCGGGATCAACGTCACCATTGTGGAGATGAAGCATCAACCAGACCGATTTGACATACGTGGAGGGGCCCGGAGCGCCGAGCACGTAGACATCCTGGGCAGCGCGGAGCTGAACGATTACATCCTAAAAATTGCCAGCGGCCACGGTGATCTGGTCGAGTCTCGCCAGTTGTCTAATCTAAGCCACTGGGTCTCCCAGATGCCCTTCCCAATGTGA
- the VPS27 gene encoding ESCRT-0 subunit protein VPS27 (similar to Saccharomyces cerevisiae VPS27 (YNR006W); ancestral locus Anc_6.295) encodes MSVSTPGELDALIEQATSESIPNGDLDLPIALEISDVLRSRRVNPKDSMRCIKKRILNTANNPNTQLSSWKLTNICVKNGGTPFIKEICSREFMDTMEHVILKEDNNEELSQLVKTVLYELYVAFKNDSQLNYVARVYDKLISRGIKFPEKLPISNSATAMFDSKTPADWIDSDACMVCSKKFTLLNRKHHCRSCGGVFCQEHSSNNIALPDLGIYEPVRVCDNCFEDYDLKKHDGNRKSRKNRHNKRRRDKDYSTPEDEEELIRKAIELSLIESRNSTSGEPIVPVVESRPTEQLNDAGKREELQEEEDLDLKAAIQASLREAEEEKRRRERQQAPQERQAQQPLPQPQPIQSVDLSNEDKDNIYMFASLVEKMKSRPLNEVLEDSKLQNFAQRVFASKARLNYALNDKAQKYNTLIEMNAKISEIMSIYDRLLEQQLQSINLSQQYTLPQFPSDPYNYSTSHMANQAQNYQVPSIQQPSSYQYKQQQEVLYQQPVQMSPSLTTNIDHLKTINMAPSTQQKSQSQVELAPSDPPYPREEGEEEEKQTEQDQKSSAQEPQERPYPVETETQENSINEQPQGITRYDFPTVPARKVVQPELATPIATSPSETPIKEERSSTPQEELLIEL; translated from the coding sequence ATGTCTGTTAGTACACCAGGTGAGTTAGATGCTTTGATAGAACAAGCCACCAGTGAGAGCATCCCAAATGGTGATCTTGATCTGCCTATAGCATTGGAGATTTCTGACGTCCTAAGATCTAGAAGGGTAAATCCTAAGGATTCTATGCGTTGTattaagaaaagaattctTAATACCGCCAATAATCCAAACACCCAACTGTCTTCATGGAAACTTACAAATATATGTGTTAAAAATGGCGGGACACCATttattaaagaaatttgttCCAGAGAGTTCATGGATACTATGGAACACGTCATCTTAAAGGAGGACAACAACGAGGAACTGTCTCAGTTGGTGAAAACCGTATTATATGAGCTATATGTTGCTTTCAAGAACGATTCACAATTAAACTATGTAGCTAGGGTTTATGATAAATTAATCTCTCGCGGCATTAAGTTTCCTGAAAAATTACCCATATCCAATTCTGCAACAGCAATGTTTGATTCAAAGACGCCTGCAGATTGGATAGATTCCGATGCTTGTATGGTTTGTTCCAAGAAGTTCACTCTGTTAAATAGGAAACACCATTGCCGCTCCTGCGGTGGGGTGTTCTGCCAAGAACATTCATCAAATAATATAGCATTACCTGATTTAGGAATATATGAGCCAGTCAGAGTTTGCGATAACTGCTTTGAAGATTAcgatttgaagaagcaCGATGGTAatagaaaatcaagaaaaaatcgtcataacaaaagaagaagggaTAAGGACTACTCGACTcctgaagatgaagaagaactaaTAAGAAAAGCCATAGAACTCTCCTTGATAGAATCTAGAAATAGCACGAGTGGTGAACCTATAGTTCCCGTCGTGGAATCAAGGCCTACGGAACAGCTCAATGATGCGgggaaaagagaagaactacaagaggaggaagatCTAGATTTGAAAGCTGCCATTCAAGCAAGCTTGagagaagctgaagaagaaaaaagacgCCGTGAACGCCAACAGGCACCTCAAGAGCGCCAAGCGCAACAACCGCTACCTCAGCCGCAGCCTATCCAGTCAGTTGACTTGTcaaatgaagataaagacaatatatatatgtttgcATCACTGGtcgaaaaaatgaaatccaGACCCCTGAACGAAGTCTTAGAAGATTCCAAATTACAGAATTTTGCACAAAGAGTTTTTGCATCAAAAGCTAGGTTAAATTACGCTTTAAATGATAAAGCTCAAAAATACAATACTTTGATAGAAATGAATGCTAAGATCTCTGAAATTATGAGTATATATGATAGATTATTGGAGCAACAGCTACAAAGCATCAATTTATCTCAACAATACACTCTTCCGCAATTCCCTTCTGACCCATATAATTATTCAACAAGCCATATGGCAAATCAGGCACAAAATTATCAAGTGCCTTCTATTCAGCAACCATCATCGTATCAGTATAAACAGCAACAGGAGGTTTTATATCAACAACCAGTACAAATGAGTCCATCGCTCACTACTAATATTGATCATTTGAAAACCATCAATATGGCGCCATCGACACAGCAGAAGTCCCAATCGCAAGTTGAGCTTGCACCTTCTGATCCACCTTATCCAAGGGAGGAAggggaagaagaagaaaaacaaacgGAGCAAGATCAGAAATCATCCGCACAAGAACCTCAAGAAAGACCATATCCCGTAGAAACAGAGACacaagaaaattcaatcaATGAGCAACCCCAAGGTATTACACGTTATGATTTTCCGACTGTTCCTGCACGCAAAGTTGTTCAACCGGAGTTAGCCACACCTATTGCAACAAGCCCCTCTGAAACCCCgatcaaagaagaaagatcGTCAACTCCCCAAGAAGAATTATTAATAGAGCTTTAA
- the SWM2 gene encoding Swm2p (similar to Saccharomyces cerevisiae SWM2 (YNR004W); ancestral locus Anc_1.433) — protein MTDLYNYSTLENLLDGLTDLNRIPKEYSPLLEPYFQNIANNTHLKFKALKICRFNFHKWNTLDSKNSKSISPHCKAENDKFSKAVDPEVIRRCLNLWYVLRGKEYKKLKNPPSANNIIKDEVDVSNIKGLNLVRLEFDEFGKSIRNPLNNLILEEVEVNDFLKE, from the coding sequence ATGACAGACCTGTACAATTACTCTACTCTGGAAAATTTATTAGACGGATTAACAGACTTGAATAGAATTCCGAAAGAATACTCCCCACTACTGGAGCCATATTTTCAGAACATAGCAAATAACACGCAtttaaaattcaaagctCTCAAAATTTGTCGTTTCAATTTCCATAAATGGAACACATTGGACTCAAAAAATAGCAAGAGCATAAGTCCCCATTGCAAGGCGGAGAACGACAAATTTAGTAAAGCTGTCGATCCTGAAGTCATAAGAAGATGCCTTAATCTGTGGTACGTGCTGAGAGGCAAAGAGTATaagaaactgaagaatCCTCCATCTGCTAATAACATTATCAAAGACGAGGTTGATGTATCAAATATTAAAGGCTTGAATCTCGTGAGACTAGAATTTGACGAATTTGGTAAATCTATAAGGAATCCATTGAATAATTTGATTTTAGAAGAGGTTGAAGTGAATGATTTTCTAAAAGAGTAA
- the RPC34 gene encoding DNA-directed RNA polymerase III subunit C34 (similar to Saccharomyces cerevisiae RPC34 (YNR003C); ancestral locus Anc_1.426): protein MSGMIENGLQLSDNAKTLHSQMMSNGIGALFTQQELQKQMGIGSLTDLMSIVQELLDKNLIKLVKQNDELKFQGVLESEAQKKATMSAEESLVYSYIEASGREGIWSKTIKARTNLHQHVVLKCLKSLESQRYVKSVKSVKFPTRKIYMLYSLQPSVDITGGPWFTDGELDIEFINSLLTIVWRFISENTFPNGFKNFENGPNRNVFYAPNVKNYSTTQEILEFITAAQVANVELTPSNIRSLCEVLVYDDKLEKATHDCYRVTLESILQMNQGESEQEAGDKAEEDEEDFSIFNYFKMFPASQHDKEVVYFDEWTI from the coding sequence ATGAGTGGAATGATAGAGAATGGCTTACAGCTGTCGGATAATGCCAAAACGCTGCATAGCCAGATGATGTCGAACGGTATAGGCGCACTGTTCACACAACAAGAGCTCCAAAAACAGATGGGAATCGGGTCATTAACAGACTTGATGTCCATTGTACAGGAATTGCTGGACAAAAACTTGATCAAACTAGTAAAGCAAAACGATGAGTTGAAATTCCAAGGTGTCTTGGAATCCGAAGCACAAAAGAAAGCCACGATGTCAGCTGAAGAGTCACTGGTATATTCTTATATTGAGGCCAGTGGCAGGGAGGGGATATGGTCCAAGACTATCAAAGCGAGAACCAATCTCCACCAGCACGTAGTTCTCAAATGTTTGAAGAGTCTAGAATCTCAAAGATACGTAAAGAGTGTCAAGAGTGTTAAATTTCCCACAAGAAAGATATACATGCTGTACAGTTTACAACCATCGGTGGACATCACGGGGGGGCCATGGTTTACAGACGGAGAACTGGATATAGAGTTCATCAACAGTTTATTGACCATTGTTTGGAGGTTCATATCGGAGAACACCTTTCCTAACGGCTTTAAAAATTTCGAAAACGGACCTAACAGAAACGTCTTTTATGCACCAAACGTAAAGAACTACTCCACTACACAAGAAATCTTGGAATTCATCACAGCGGCACAAGTTGCCAACGTAGAGTTGACACCATCGAACATCAGATCACTATGCGAGGTCTTGGTGTATGACGACAAGCTGGAAAAGGCCACGCACGACTGTTATAGAGTGACCTTGGAGAGTATCCTACAAATGAACCAAGGTGAAAGTGAACAGGAGGCTGGAGACAAAGCAGaggaggatgaagaagacttTTCCATCTTTAACTACTTCAAGATGTTCCCGGCCTCCCAGCACGACAAGGAAGTGGTCTACTTCGATGAATGGACGATTTGA
- the NRM1 gene encoding Nrm1p (similar to Saccharomyces cerevisiae NRM1 (YNR009W); ancestral locus Anc_6.299), with product MSIMKQRLPLGEFSSSKINKLAIANIADATEPRSRGENSVGAVCLPSIKSLMVSPEVYDGTKSLPVPLIGGGGGSGMSHGKQSSQNEVHPEAISRDYSELSKKLQIRLQFAYYKYKTKQTNKNFTDLKLKHSITKPCKKATHTKSEPLTKRRKLVLSQGHYKTPAKSKIKTPPSIYGSHANASSFSCSHGGSESLGSAADTNITDTTTPIRNIISTKHFYSHNRTMYQRQETPTSIKAAKSLIHLFTSNQ from the coding sequence ATGTCCATTATGAAGCAAAGGCTACCATTGGGAGAGTTTTCCAGCTCGAAGATCAACAAGCTGGCAATTGCCAACATTGCAGACGCCACCGAACCTAGAAGTCGTGGAGAAAACAGTGTGGGTGCCGTGTGCCTTCCCTCCATCAAGAGTTTAATGGTCAGTCCCGAAGTATACGACGGCACAAAGAGCCTGCCTGTTCCCTTGATAGGAGGCGGTGGTGGAAGTGGGATGAGCCATGGTAAGCAGTCCTCCCAGAATGAAGTTCACCCAGAGGCAATAAGCAGAGATTATTCCGAGCTGTCAAAAAAGTTACAAATTCGTTTACAGTTTGCTTACTATAAGTATAAGACTAAGCAGACGAACAAGAATTTCacagatttgaaattgaagcaTAGCATCACAAAGCCTTGTAAGAAGGCCACTCACACTAAATCAGAGCCTTTGaccaaaagaaggaaattGGTACTATCTCAGGGCCATTACAAGACCCCTGCCAAGTCCAAGATCAAAACTCCGCCTTCAATCTATGGTTCTCACGCTAAtgcatcttctttttcatgcTCCCATGGTGGGAGCGAAAGCTTGGGCTCAGCTGCAGATACGAACATCACGGATACCACTACACCAATACGCAACATAATAAGCACAAAGCATTTCTATAGTCATAATCGCACCATGTATCAGAGACAAGAAACTCCTACAAGCATCAAGGCCGCTAAATCTTTAATTCACCTTTTCACAAGTAACCAATAG